The following are encoded together in the Salvelinus fontinalis isolate EN_2023a chromosome 38, ASM2944872v1, whole genome shotgun sequence genome:
- the LOC129837760 gene encoding uncharacterized protein LOC129837760, whose amino-acid sequence MICTLVMLKKIIGLVAIWSPCCMTSTPQITFHLPLCFSDVKRIMWSKCVKPELPWHSKAASSVRRSFRKTSPVKTAVHTEQEPHIKATQNEGKPSQSQAKHHETPVWAQRTKEQIKSALESPANKEPTLTTAPQTPDFGNKAGWFNVLENQPRPKSARQSVRVQQMTPDDDSLFSFLENQHAQQVETIDDIVTCLIGEIYYDETGTKLDTAIPGLSETALDLIDNVVDELKNTPSDLFGLHTDESLVLPSSYKHQVAKSVHKELLSCTGSQESLWKAVSSGHMVKEISSSISLEVSKVTSRIGAVYHTSVDHTDSPISPGPRTDTNASSVSCAASDISEDLVLRILDFISYCRSPDSTWNGPQSRCSTDMTGDLMDAVMVELFTNTAMLTIPVGEHQQKWCKPSLTDLEKAARLVYKKMVKETGSAEALQDALKLRRKLVVTALTDIVAKQVYKLFSEQESDSTYLPDQTSHKDDCPVTSHSNRRLTPELAAPQSASECIVNCKAVWEIISRLLQEICPNVPMEEKPHLYAQDLLHSAINKLSESPGVTVCADETICDICRHPQAIELICGRVLECLQFQINLMGYNLNSALDAQDEALSYFIVAHLVQETLLLISNQTNGSSPEVDSGSHRQPESQTQPCVVSSKVNYEEWPTCQSNITIPKGPSTISASKGLSPRACLSTVSATKGLTQMPGQTPPYAVSSKVNYEEWPTCQSNITIPKGLSTISASKGLSPRACLSTVSATKCLPQMPGQTPPYAVSSKVNYEEWPMCQSNITVSKGLSTISATKGLSPRACLSTVFATKGLLQMPGQTYTGRRRHTVLSVKIKKHSHRGIHITPSERIIRLKKMQRESSSEVSSVEMFSESHGHRRGCFGWLLSKLMCTEDIHWFE is encoded by the exons ATGATCTGTACACTAGTCATGTTAAAGAAGATTATTGGCTTGGTGGCCATTTGGTCACCATGTTGTATGACTTCAACACCACAGATTACGTTTCACTTACCCCTGTGTTTTTCAGATGTGAAAAGGATCATGTGGTCTAAATGTGTGAAACCTGAGCTTCCCTGGCACAGTAAGGCTGCCAGCAGTGTGAGAAGGTCTTTTAGGAAGACGTCACCAGTCAAGACCGCCGTGCACACTGAACAGGAGCCACACATCAAAGCCACCCAGAATGAGGGAAAACCCAGCCAGTCACAGGCCAAACACCATGAGACACCCGTATGGGCCCAGAGAACCAAGGAGCAAATTAAAAGTGCATTGGAATCCCCAGCCAATAAGGAGCCAACCTTAACAACTGCACCACAAACACCTGACTTTGGCAACAAGGCAGGATGGTTTAATGTACTTGAGAACCAACCCAGGCCAAAGTCAGCCCGGCAGAGTGTGAGGGTCCAACAGATGACACCAGATGACGACAGTCTATTTTCTTTTCTTGAGAATCAACACGCTCAGCAAGTTGAAACAATTGATGATATTGTGACCTGCTTAATAGGCGAAATCTATTACGATGAGACAGGTACCAAACTAGACACCGCCATTCCTGGCCTGAGTGAAACAGCTTTGGACCTCATTGATAATGTGGTTGATGAGCTAAAGAACACCCCAAGTGACCTGTTTGGTTTACATACCGACGAGTCTCTGGTCCTCCCatctagttataaacatcaggtGGCCAAGAGTGTTCACAAAGAATTGCTTTCCTGCACTGGTTCCCaagaaagcttgtggaaggctgtaTCCTCGGGACACATGGTGAAAGAGATTTCCAGCTCAATCTCTCTGGAGGTGTCCAAAGTAACCAGCAGGATTGGGGCTGTCTATCACACTAGTGTCGATCACACTGATAGTCCAATCTCACCCGGCCCCAGAACGGACACCAATGCTTCCTCGGTGTCCTGTGCAGCCTCCGACATCTCTGAAGATCTTGTCCTCAGAATCCTAGACTTCATATCATACTGTCGGTCACCAGACAGCACCTGGAATGGGCCACAGAGCCGATGCTCCACTGACATGACCGGAGATCTCATGGATGCAGTCATGGTGGAGCTCTTCACTAACACAGCTATGCTGACGATTCCAGTAGGTGAGCACCAGCAAAAATGGTGCAAACCCTCCCTTACAGATCTGGAGAAAGCTGCCAGATTAGTGTATAAGAAGATGGTAAAGGAAACTGGCTCAGCTGAGGCTTTGCAAGACGCTCTCAAGCTCAGAAGGAAGCTTGTAGTCACAGCATTGACTGATATAGTGGCAAAGCAAGTGTACAAGCTCTTCTCAGAACAGGAGTCAGACTCCACATATCTCCCAGACCAAACCAGCCACAAAGATGACTGCCCTGTTACAAGCCACAGTAACAGACGACTCACACCTGAGCTTGCTGCTCCTCAATCTGCCAGTGAGTGCATAGTGAACTGCAAGGCTGTGTGGGAGATCATCTCCAGACTGCTGCAGGAGATTTGTCCTAACGTGCCCATGGAAGAGAAGCCCCACCTTTATGCTCAGGATCTTCTTCATAGTGCTATAAATAAGCTGTCTGAGTCTCCAGGGGTAACCGTTTGTGCTGATGAGACTATCTGTGACATCTGCCGCCATCCACAGGCCATTGAGTTAATCTGCGGTCGTGTTCTGGAGTGCCTGCAATTTCAGATTAACCTCATGGGCTACAATTTAAACTCTGCCCTGGATGCACAAGATGAGGCTCTCAGCTACTTCATTGTTGCTCATCTTGTGCAAGAGACCCTGCTGTTGATCTCAAATCAGACCAATGGCAGCTCCCCTGAAGTAGACTCAGGTTCCCACCGTCAACCTGAGAGTCAAACACAACCATGTGTAGTGAGCAGCAAAGTAAATTATGAAGAATGGCCCACTTGTCAGTCAAACATCACTATACCAAAGGGCCCTTCCACCATTTCTGCAAGCAAGGGCTTGTCACCTAGGGCTTGCCTTTCCACTGTTTCTGCAACCAAGGGCCTAACACAGATGCCAGGTCAAACGCCACCATATGCAGTGAGCAGCAAAGTCAATTATGAAGAATGGCCCACTTGTCAGTCAAACATCACTATACCAAAGGGCCTTTCCACCATTTCTGCAAGCAAGGGCTTGTCACCTAGGGCTTGCCTTTCCACTGTTTCTGCAACCAAGTGCCTACCACAGATGCCAGGTCAAACGCCACCATATGCAGTGAGCAGCAAAGTCAATTATGAAGAATGGCCCATGTGTCAGTCAAACATCACTGTATCAAAGGGCCTTTCCACCATTTCTGCAACCAAGGGCTTGTCACCTAGGGCTTGCCTTTCCACTGTGTTTGCTACCAAGGGCCTACTACAGATGCCAGGTCAAACATACACTGGCAGAAGAAGGCACACAGTCCTGAGTGTGAAAATAAAAAAG CACTCTCACAGAGGAATTCATATCACACCGTCAGAAAGGATCATTCGGTTGAAGAAAATGCAGAGAGAGTCATCTTCTGAGGTCTCATCAG TGGAGATGTTTTCTGAAAGCCATGGACACAGAAGAGGGTGTTTTGGATGGCTCCTCTCTAAGCTGATGTGCACTGAAGACATCCACTGGTTCGAGTAA